One segment of Gordonia terrae DNA contains the following:
- a CDS encoding sugar phosphate nucleotidyltransferase, which yields MDNYTVRESVERQSVGGSDDIREDVEAVILVGGKGTRLRPLTLSAPKPMLPTAGLPFLTHLLSRIRAAGIRDIVLSTSFKAEVFSEYYGDGSKLGLRMRYVTEDEPLGTGGGIRNVLDELTASTIVVFNGDVLGGTDVGDVIDSHRAADADVTIHLVRVSDPRAFGCVPTDGDGRVTAFLEKTQDPPTDQINAGTYVFKREVIESIPSGLPVSVEREVFPRLLAEGAHVHAHVDHAYWRDMGTPEDFVRGSADLVRGIAPSPALGDRRGESLVHEGAGVGPGALLIGGTVVGRGAEIGPRARLDGAVIFDGAVIEAGAVVERSIIGFGARIGPRALVRDTVIGDGADIGARCELLRGARVWPGIEIPDNGVRFSTDV from the coding sequence GTGGACAACTACACCGTGCGTGAGTCGGTGGAAAGACAGTCCGTGGGGGGATCGGACGACATCAGGGAGGACGTCGAGGCCGTCATCCTCGTGGGCGGCAAGGGAACCCGTCTGCGTCCGCTCACCTTGTCGGCGCCCAAGCCGATGCTGCCGACGGCCGGACTGCCCTTCCTCACCCACCTGCTGTCGCGTATCCGCGCGGCGGGGATCCGCGACATCGTGCTCAGCACCTCGTTCAAGGCCGAGGTCTTCAGCGAGTACTACGGCGACGGTTCGAAATTGGGCCTGCGCATGCGTTACGTCACCGAGGACGAGCCGCTGGGCACCGGCGGCGGCATCCGCAACGTGCTCGACGAACTGACCGCGAGCACGATCGTGGTGTTCAACGGCGACGTCCTCGGTGGCACCGATGTCGGTGACGTCATCGACAGTCATCGTGCCGCCGACGCCGACGTCACCATCCATCTCGTGCGCGTCAGCGACCCGCGCGCGTTCGGCTGCGTGCCCACCGACGGCGACGGTCGCGTCACCGCGTTCCTGGAGAAGACGCAGGACCCGCCGACCGACCAGATCAACGCCGGCACATACGTGTTCAAGCGCGAGGTGATCGAGTCCATCCCGTCCGGGCTGCCGGTCTCGGTCGAACGTGAGGTGTTCCCCCGACTGCTCGCCGAGGGCGCGCACGTCCATGCGCATGTCGACCACGCCTACTGGCGGGACATGGGCACGCCCGAGGACTTCGTCCGCGGCTCGGCCGACCTCGTTCGCGGGATCGCGCCGTCACCGGCCCTGGGTGACCGTCGCGGCGAATCCCTCGTCCACGAGGGTGCGGGCGTCGGCCCGGGTGCCCTGCTCATCGGCGGAACCGTGGTCGGTCGGGGCGCCGAGATCGGCCCACGTGCCCGTCTCGACGGCGCGGTCATCTTCGACGGCGCGGTGATCGAGGCCGGCGCGGTCGTGGAACGGTCGATCATCGGCTTCGGTGCCCGCATCGGGCCGCGCGCGCTGGTCCGGGACACGGTCATCGGCGACGGCGCCGACATCGGCGCGCGCTGCGAGTTGTTGCGCGGTGCGCGGGTGTGGCCGGGTATCGAGATCCCCGACAACGGGGTCCGGTTCTCGACGGACGTCTAA
- a CDS encoding glycosyltransferase family 2 protein, with translation MSVQPAVVTVTYFSGDHLVTFLRSLAAVTDVMPQVVIADNGSEDGAPERAEQEYDTVTLVRTGGNIGYGGAMNRGVAEIDPDVEFILISNPDVEWKPGAIEELMAAAQRWPRAGSLGPLIREPDGSIYPSARRVPDLVSGTGHAILGTVWKSNPWTAAYRADDETPSERAVGWLSGSCLLVRREAFDAIGGFDARYFMYMEDVDLGDRLGKAGWQNVYVPTAEVVHTKGHSAGRHPEKMLPAHHRSAYRFQADRNPGPWRAPLRLALRIGLGVRSRLAVRAARRASASENDG, from the coding sequence GTGTCTGTTCAGCCAGCCGTGGTGACGGTGACCTATTTCTCCGGCGATCACCTCGTGACCTTCCTGCGTAGTCTCGCCGCGGTCACCGACGTCATGCCGCAGGTCGTCATCGCCGACAACGGTTCGGAGGACGGCGCGCCGGAACGGGCCGAGCAGGAGTACGACACGGTCACCCTCGTCCGGACCGGCGGCAACATCGGATACGGCGGCGCGATGAACCGCGGTGTCGCGGAGATCGACCCCGATGTCGAGTTCATCCTCATCTCCAACCCCGATGTCGAGTGGAAGCCGGGTGCCATCGAGGAGCTGATGGCCGCGGCGCAACGGTGGCCGCGCGCGGGCTCGCTCGGTCCGCTGATCCGCGAACCCGACGGGTCGATCTACCCGTCGGCCCGCCGGGTCCCCGACCTCGTGTCGGGCACCGGACACGCGATCCTCGGCACGGTCTGGAAGTCCAATCCGTGGACCGCGGCCTACCGTGCCGACGACGAGACCCCGTCGGAGCGTGCGGTGGGGTGGCTGTCGGGTTCGTGTCTGCTCGTTCGGCGCGAGGCGTTCGACGCCATCGGTGGCTTCGACGCCCGCTACTTCATGTACATGGAGGACGTCGACCTCGGCGACCGGCTCGGCAAGGCGGGCTGGCAGAACGTGTACGTGCCCACCGCGGAGGTCGTACACACCAAGGGGCACAGCGCAGGTCGGCATCCGGAGAAGATGCTGCCCGCGCACCATCGAAGTGCCTACCGGTTCCAGGCGGACCGCAACCCGGGGCCCTGGCGCGCGCCGCTGCGACTGGCCCTGCGGATCGGGCTGGGCGTGCGATCCCGGCTGGCCGTTCGTGCGGCGCGCCGCGCGTCGGCGAGCGAAAACGACGGCTGA
- the rfbD gene encoding dTDP-4-dehydrorhamnose reductase, giving the protein MGPMRVTPSNPTVYIVGAGGQLGTALQDRSAGVPDTVVRPLTSADIDIADPTSVAAALGDLAPDDVVVNCAAYTDVDGAESDTEGARRVNTAGPEVLAARTADAGAWLIHVSTDYVFPGTTDEGGRPSAGDGYEPDDVSGTPATVYGRTKLDGERAALSADPRTTVVRTAWVYTGGPDSRDFVGTMRRLEQSRETVSVVDDQLGSPTYSHDLADGLWELVAGGARPEVAGAVLHATNSGSATWFAVARGVFEEIGAGPDRVRPTTTAEFPRPAPRPAYSVLSGRSWTAAGLTALRPWRHALHAAIAASDAGTGSLP; this is encoded by the coding sequence ATGGGGCCCATGCGTGTCACGCCGAGCAACCCCACCGTGTACATCGTCGGCGCCGGCGGACAACTCGGAACGGCCCTGCAGGATCGCTCGGCGGGGGTTCCCGACACCGTCGTGCGCCCGCTCACCTCGGCCGACATCGACATCGCCGACCCGACCTCGGTGGCCGCCGCGCTCGGCGACCTCGCCCCCGACGACGTGGTGGTGAACTGCGCGGCCTACACCGACGTCGACGGCGCCGAGTCCGACACCGAGGGCGCGCGCCGCGTCAACACCGCCGGGCCCGAGGTCCTCGCCGCCCGGACCGCCGATGCCGGCGCGTGGCTGATCCACGTCTCCACCGACTACGTGTTCCCCGGAACCACCGACGAGGGAGGCCGGCCGTCGGCGGGCGACGGATACGAACCCGACGACGTCTCCGGCACCCCGGCCACCGTGTACGGCCGCACCAAACTGGACGGCGAGCGCGCCGCTCTGTCCGCGGATCCGCGGACCACCGTCGTGCGGACGGCGTGGGTCTACACCGGCGGACCCGACAGCCGCGACTTCGTCGGCACGATGCGACGGCTCGAACAGTCGCGGGAGACGGTCTCGGTCGTCGACGACCAGCTCGGGTCACCCACCTACTCGCACGACCTCGCCGACGGACTCTGGGAACTCGTCGCCGGCGGGGCGCGGCCCGAGGTCGCCGGCGCCGTCCTGCATGCGACGAATTCGGGCAGCGCCACCTGGTTCGCCGTCGCACGCGGGGTGTTCGAGGAGATCGGAGCGGGGCCCGACCGGGTCCGGCCCACGACGACTGCCGAGTTCCCGCGCCCGGCGCCGCGCCCGGCCTACTCGGTGCTGTCCGGACGGTCCTGGACGGCTGCCGGACTCACCGCGCTCCGTCCGTGGCGACACGCGCTGCACGCGGCGATCGCCGCGTCGGACGCCGGCACCGGTTCGTTACCCTGA
- the sigE gene encoding RNA polymerase sigma factor SigE, producing the protein MIDPRESADAVPAGTAGFDATGDELLMPSWDDLVREHADRVYRLAYRLSGNQHDAEDLTQETFIRVFRSLSNYRPGTFEGWLHRITTNLFLDMVRRRSKIRMEALPEEYDRVPADTPDPQQIFDATNLDPDLQRALDTLAPDFRAAVVLCDIEGLSYEEISATLGVKLGTVRSRIHRGRQSIRDALAAQGHTSSRSVAIGSHS; encoded by the coding sequence ATGATCGATCCCCGCGAATCCGCCGATGCCGTGCCCGCGGGCACCGCAGGTTTCGACGCCACCGGCGATGAACTGCTCATGCCGTCCTGGGACGACCTGGTACGCGAACACGCCGACCGCGTCTACCGTCTGGCCTATCGCCTGTCGGGCAATCAGCACGACGCCGAGGACCTCACGCAGGAGACCTTCATCCGGGTCTTCCGCTCGCTGTCGAACTACCGTCCCGGCACATTCGAAGGCTGGTTGCACCGCATCACCACCAACCTGTTCCTCGACATGGTCCGCCGCCGCAGCAAGATCCGCATGGAGGCGTTGCCCGAGGAGTACGACCGCGTGCCGGCCGACACCCCCGATCCGCAACAGATCTTCGACGCGACGAATCTCGACCCCGACCTGCAGCGCGCCCTGGACACGCTGGCGCCCGACTTCCGCGCCGCCGTGGTCTTGTGTGACATCGAAGGGCTGTCCTACGAGGAGATCTCGGCGACGCTCGGCGTCAAGCTGGGTACCGTGCGCAGCCGCATCCACCGCGGCCGGCAGAGCATCCGCGACGCCCTCGCGGCACAGGGCCACACGAGCAGCCGGTCGGTCGCGATCGGCTCGCATTCCTGA
- a CDS encoding DUF1003 domain-containing protein yields MSEPGRKLDTPSTRRTISFNLDSDVVGMYSERVARFLGTGRYLAIQTVVVIVWIALNLVAVSIRWDPYPFILLNLAFSTQAAYAAPLILLAQNRQENRDRVSLEEDRLRSAQTKADTEFLARELAAVRLAVGDTVTRDYLRKELDDLLDELTERLGATSDDEPPAGTGPRDRSR; encoded by the coding sequence ATGAGCGAACCGGGACGCAAACTCGACACCCCCAGCACCCGTCGCACGATCTCGTTCAATCTCGACTCCGACGTCGTCGGGATGTACAGCGAGCGGGTCGCCAGGTTCCTGGGCACCGGGCGCTATCTGGCGATCCAGACGGTCGTCGTGATCGTGTGGATCGCGCTCAACCTGGTCGCGGTGTCGATCAGATGGGACCCGTACCCGTTCATCCTGCTCAACCTCGCGTTCTCCACCCAGGCGGCGTACGCGGCCCCGCTGATCCTCCTGGCCCAGAACCGGCAGGAGAACCGTGACCGAGTCTCGCTCGAAGAGGACCGGCTGCGGTCCGCCCAGACGAAGGCGGACACCGAGTTCCTCGCACGTGAGCTCGCCGCCGTCCGGCTCGCGGTCGGTGACACCGTGACGCGCGACTACCTGCGCAAGGAACTCGACGACCTGCTCGACGAACTCACCGAACGACTCGGCGCCACGTCCGACGACGAGCCGCCCGCCGGTACGGGTCCGCGCGACCGCTCGCGCTGA
- a CDS encoding lytic transglycosylase domain-containing protein, protein MRPLDIVRRRRGPRRPSSFPRRAATLAVGGGLVGALVLGTATSSASGGTVAAPVTEPAAPVVLAEVVAGSPVALLGFAPPPEKPATALPAPQFRLATDLPSGPLGIPGVVLQAYKLAANRVAAESPQCKLPWFLLAGIGRIESNHASNGSVDQYGTTINPIAGPVLDGSLAGNAVIKDTDGGRIDGDAGHDRAMGPMQFIPSTWAAWGSDANGDGKPDPNNIFDATYSAGRYLCAGVTDIMNERTRVSAVLRYNRSMEYVANVLGWAGAYATGVMPTNPIPEMKRKPSSSSSKSSKPSTPSTPGSESSSSSSSRRPSPPPQPCIIVCLPSIPPLFPGQPAPPPTKKDAPATKQAPAGNAGPNRPGASGAPVPVR, encoded by the coding sequence ATGAGGCCTCTCGACATCGTTCGCCGCCGCCGCGGACCGCGTCGTCCGTCCTCTTTCCCGCGCCGCGCCGCGACTCTCGCCGTGGGTGGTGGCCTGGTCGGTGCGCTGGTGCTGGGCACCGCGACATCGAGCGCCTCCGGTGGCACCGTCGCCGCACCCGTCACCGAACCGGCTGCCCCCGTGGTGCTGGCCGAGGTCGTCGCCGGCTCACCGGTCGCCCTGCTCGGCTTCGCGCCTCCGCCGGAGAAGCCCGCGACCGCCCTGCCGGCACCACAGTTCCGGCTCGCCACCGATCTCCCGTCGGGTCCGCTGGGAATCCCCGGCGTGGTCCTCCAGGCCTACAAGCTGGCCGCGAACCGCGTCGCGGCCGAGAGCCCCCAGTGCAAGCTCCCGTGGTTCCTGCTCGCCGGCATCGGCCGGATCGAGTCCAATCACGCGAGCAACGGCTCGGTCGATCAGTACGGTACGACCATCAATCCGATCGCCGGCCCGGTCCTCGACGGCTCCCTCGCCGGCAACGCCGTCATCAAGGACACCGACGGCGGGCGCATCGACGGCGACGCCGGACACGACCGCGCCATGGGCCCGATGCAGTTCATCCCGAGCACATGGGCCGCGTGGGGCTCCGACGCCAACGGGGACGGGAAACCCGACCCGAACAACATCTTCGACGCCACCTACTCGGCCGGCCGGTACCTGTGCGCCGGTGTCACCGACATCATGAACGAGCGCACCCGGGTCTCGGCGGTGCTGCGCTACAACCGCTCGATGGAGTACGTCGCGAACGTGCTCGGCTGGGCCGGGGCGTATGCGACAGGCGTGATGCCGACGAACCCCATCCCGGAGATGAAGCGCAAGCCGTCGAGCAGTTCGAGCAAGTCCAGCAAGCCGAGCACGCCGAGCACACCCGGGTCCGAGTCGTCCTCGTCGTCCTCCTCGCGCCGGCCGAGCCCGCCGCCGCAGCCGTGCATCATCGTCTGCCTGCCGTCGATCCCGCCGCTGTTCCCGGGCCAGCCCGCACCCCCGCCGACCAAGAAGGACGCTCCGGCCACCAAGCAGGCCCCGGCGGGCAACGCCGGACCGAACCGGCCGGGCGCTTCCGGCGCGCCGGTTCCGGTTCGCTGA
- a CDS encoding S1C family serine protease, which produces MNVAPNADSPDADSPDPGDAQFARRAEPPESQRLTPSRPRHAPVSPSTAQVFGRPSGVRGSFATSTDGRSPEPQVAAPDPVLAEAFGRPVGSTETLQRDPLATYGQTEQPRTPDDPWRDPESPARLDAPALATGAPETPTDAGPKLGVRDILLGKRLSWVALATLAVIALLIGLVGGLMGRYTAEVAAPLTSDTVELSTDDTGGDAGPRSSVAEVARAVEKSVVAIDVRAAGAYATGSGFVIDKEGYILTNNHVISMAANDKSAKLEVVFFDRQRVPARIVGRDPKTDLAVLKVDNVENPTVSVLGSSGDLQIGEEVVAFGSPLGLNRTVTSGIVSATDRAVALTPDAESDTDAVIDAIQTDAAINPGNSGGPLVNAEAQVVGINTAGRLGAGGGNIGLGFAIPIDEAKPIAEALIRDGRVNHPQIGVNASSVRNERVLGAQVRNVVAGSPAERAGVRENDVITSFNNRPIESADELNVAIRTANIGESVPFQYWRAGRTFSGTITPASD; this is translated from the coding sequence GTGAACGTGGCCCCCAACGCCGATTCTCCCGACGCCGATTCTCCCGATCCCGGTGACGCGCAGTTCGCGCGTCGGGCCGAACCGCCCGAGTCGCAACGGCTGACGCCGTCGAGGCCGCGGCACGCACCCGTCTCGCCGTCGACCGCGCAGGTGTTCGGCCGGCCGTCGGGTGTGCGTGGTTCGTTCGCCACCTCAACGGACGGTCGGTCGCCCGAGCCCCAGGTCGCGGCCCCGGACCCGGTCCTCGCCGAGGCCTTCGGTCGGCCGGTGGGGTCGACCGAGACCCTGCAGCGGGATCCGCTCGCGACCTACGGTCAGACCGAACAGCCCCGGACGCCGGACGACCCGTGGCGCGACCCGGAGAGTCCGGCCCGGCTCGACGCACCTGCGCTGGCCACCGGGGCACCGGAGACCCCCACAGACGCCGGTCCGAAACTCGGCGTTCGCGACATCCTGCTCGGCAAGCGCCTCAGCTGGGTGGCCCTGGCGACGCTCGCGGTGATCGCCTTGCTCATCGGACTCGTCGGCGGCCTGATGGGCCGGTACACCGCGGAAGTGGCCGCGCCGCTCACCAGCGACACGGTCGAGCTGTCCACCGACGACACCGGCGGCGACGCCGGGCCGCGGTCGTCGGTTGCCGAGGTGGCCCGCGCCGTGGAGAAGTCGGTCGTCGCGATCGACGTCCGCGCCGCCGGTGCCTATGCGACCGGGTCGGGATTCGTCATCGACAAAGAGGGTTACATCCTCACCAACAATCACGTGATCTCGATGGCCGCGAACGACAAGAGCGCCAAACTCGAGGTCGTCTTCTTCGATCGCCAGCGCGTCCCGGCGCGGATCGTCGGACGCGATCCCAAGACGGACCTGGCGGTGCTGAAGGTCGACAATGTCGAGAACCCGACGGTGTCGGTCCTCGGCAGTTCCGGCGACCTCCAGATCGGTGAAGAGGTCGTCGCCTTCGGATCGCCGCTCGGACTGAACCGAACCGTGACCAGCGGCATCGTCAGCGCGACCGATCGTGCCGTGGCGCTGACCCCCGATGCGGAGTCCGACACCGACGCGGTGATCGACGCCATCCAGACCGACGCCGCGATCAACCCGGGCAACTCCGGAGGCCCCCTGGTCAACGCCGAGGCCCAGGTGGTCGGGATCAACACCGCGGGACGCCTCGGCGCAGGCGGCGGCAACATCGGGCTCGGTTTCGCGATCCCGATCGACGAGGCCAAGCCCATCGCGGAAGCGCTGATCCGTGACGGCCGCGTCAACCATCCGCAGATCGGGGTCAACGCGAGTTCGGTCCGCAACGAACGGGTCCTCGGAGCGCAGGTCCGCAACGTCGTGGCCGGCAGTCCTGCCGAACGGGCGGGGGTTCGCGAGAACGACGTGATCACCTCGTTCAACAACCGCCCCATCGAGAGCGCCGACGAGTTGAACGTCGCGATCCGGACCGCGAACATCGGTGAATCCGTCCCGTTCCAGTACTGGCGGGCGGGTCGGACGTTCAGCGGTACCATCACACCGGCGAGCGACTAA
- a CDS encoding O-methyltransferase: MTESTPSARPDLIAYAESAIVEDDAVIAARARAEELGATPVSPAVGALLALLARTADAHAVVEIGTGTGVSGLWLLNGMSTEGVLTTIDPEPEHHRAARASFAGADIAPGRTRLINGTPVEVLPRLSDASYDLVFVDGPLLDLPRFVREAVRMLRPGGVVVVHNATADGTVGDPARTEPPTAAAREAALLIADDEQLLPVVIPLGPGVLAAAKIR; this comes from the coding sequence GTGACCGAGTCAACGCCGTCCGCGCGCCCCGACCTGATCGCCTACGCCGAGTCGGCCATCGTCGAGGACGACGCCGTCATCGCCGCCCGCGCCCGCGCCGAGGAACTGGGCGCGACGCCGGTCTCCCCGGCGGTCGGCGCCTTGCTTGCCCTGCTCGCCCGGACAGCCGACGCACATGCCGTCGTGGAGATCGGGACCGGCACCGGGGTGAGCGGCCTCTGGTTGCTCAACGGCATGTCGACCGAGGGCGTGCTGACCACCATCGACCCCGAACCCGAACACCACCGGGCCGCACGGGCGTCCTTCGCCGGCGCCGACATCGCCCCCGGTCGTACCCGGCTCATCAACGGCACCCCCGTCGAGGTCCTGCCGCGGTTGTCCGATGCGTCCTACGATCTGGTCTTCGTCGACGGGCCCCTGCTCGACCTGCCCCGATTCGTCCGTGAGGCGGTCCGGATGCTCCGCCCGGGTGGGGTGGTGGTCGTCCACAACGCCACCGCCGACGGCACGGTCGGCGATCCCGCCCGTACCGAGCCGCCGACGGCGGCCGCCCGCGAGGCGGCACTGCTGATCGCCGACGACGAGCAACTGTTGCCGGTGGTCATCCCGTTGGGGCCCGGAGTGCTCGCCGCCGCGAAGATCCGCTAG
- a CDS encoding magnesium transporter MgtE N-terminal domain-containing protein: protein MSSVSKVFVARLVGLAVLGPDGESIGRVRDVVISIRMSGQQPRVLGLAVELTTRRRIFVPMLRVTAIEPQAVALNTGTVSLRRLHLRPGEALAIGQVLDTHVRVVDPDLPELADADVTVIDLGIEKTRTRDWVVSRVAIRAGRRGLRRRHETQVVEWSSVQGITQSALNLPGQGVAQALLQFEGMRPADVANALRELPAKRRDEIALALDDERLADVLQELPPDDQKEVLAALGRDRAVDILEAMDPDDAADLLGELPDTEAEAFLEEMDPVESEPLRRLLLHSPDTAGGVMTSEPIVVTPSTTIAEALARVRNPDLTPAAASLVFVVRPPTATPTGKYLGCVHLQALLREPPAHLVGGILDTDLVQLHPEDSLETMTRYFATYNLVCGPVVDEAGHLLGAVSVDDLLDEILPRDWRETEPEDAVEPVGDVIR from the coding sequence ATGTCGTCGGTGAGCAAGGTGTTCGTGGCCAGATTAGTCGGGTTGGCCGTCCTTGGTCCCGACGGTGAATCGATCGGTCGCGTCCGCGACGTGGTGATCTCGATCCGCATGTCCGGACAACAACCGCGCGTCCTCGGTCTGGCGGTCGAATTGACCACCCGGCGTAGGATTTTCGTTCCCATGCTGCGCGTGACGGCGATCGAGCCGCAGGCCGTTGCCCTCAACACCGGTACCGTCAGCCTCCGCCGGCTCCACCTGCGGCCCGGCGAGGCGCTGGCCATCGGGCAGGTTCTCGACACCCACGTCCGGGTCGTCGATCCGGACCTACCCGAACTCGCCGACGCCGACGTGACGGTGATCGACCTCGGCATCGAGAAGACCCGGACCCGCGACTGGGTCGTCTCCCGCGTCGCAATCCGCGCAGGCCGCCGCGGTCTCCGACGCCGCCACGAGACCCAGGTCGTGGAGTGGTCCAGCGTGCAGGGCATCACCCAGAGCGCATTGAACCTCCCGGGACAGGGAGTGGCACAGGCGTTGTTGCAGTTCGAGGGCATGCGGCCGGCCGACGTCGCCAACGCCCTGCGCGAACTGCCCGCGAAACGGCGCGACGAGATCGCCTTGGCCCTGGATGACGAACGGCTCGCCGACGTGCTGCAGGAATTACCGCCCGACGATCAGAAAGAGGTGCTCGCCGCGCTCGGTCGCGACCGCGCCGTCGACATCCTCGAGGCGATGGACCCCGACGACGCGGCCGATCTGCTCGGCGAACTGCCCGACACCGAGGCCGAGGCGTTCCTGGAGGAGATGGACCCCGTCGAGTCCGAACCGCTCCGACGCCTGCTGCTCCACTCCCCCGACACCGCCGGCGGTGTGATGACCTCCGAGCCCATCGTGGTGACCCCGTCGACGACCATCGCCGAGGCGCTCGCCCGCGTCCGCAATCCCGACCTCACGCCCGCCGCGGCGAGCCTGGTGTTCGTCGTCCGCCCGCCGACGGCGACGCCGACCGGGAAGTACCTCGGGTGCGTACACCTGCAGGCCCTGCTCCGGGAGCCCCCCGCCCATCTCGTCGGCGGCATCCTGGACACCGACCTCGTCCAACTCCACCCCGAGGACTCCCTGGAGACGATGACGAGATACTTCGCGACCTACAACCTGGTCTGTGGACCCGTCGTGGACGAGGCCGGGCACCTGCTCGGCGCGGTGAGTGTCGACGACCTCCTCGACGAGATCCTGCCGCGCGACTGGCGCGAGACCGAGCCCGAGGACGCCGTCGAGCCCGTCGGAGACGTCATCCGATGA
- a CDS encoding Mrp/NBP35 family ATP-binding protein, with translation MTTGVAPTESAVRAALGKVKDPEIGKPITDIGMVKSVTVNDDASVDVGVYLTTSGCPMRTEISQRVETAVADVPGVGAIRVELDVMDDEQRTELRKKLRGDKAEPVIPFAQPGSLTRVYAVASGKGGVGKSSVTVNLATALAERGLSVGVLDADIYGHSVPRMLGSDAKPTQVERMIMPPINHGVRFISIGQFTDGNTPVTWRGPMLHRALQQFLADVYWGDLDVLLLDLPPGTGDVAISIAQLIPGAEILVVTTPQQAAAEVAERAGAIALQTRQKILGVVENMSWLELPDGSRMEPFGSGGGEQVAQRLTRAVGAQVDLLGQVPLETALREGGDAGVPVVLSAPESASGSALRAIAGKLAARKRGLAGMSLGLDTIRNA, from the coding sequence ATGACAACAGGAGTCGCGCCCACGGAATCGGCAGTTCGCGCCGCTCTGGGCAAGGTCAAGGATCCCGAGATCGGCAAGCCGATCACCGACATCGGGATGGTCAAGTCGGTCACGGTCAACGACGACGCGAGTGTCGACGTCGGCGTATACCTCACGACGTCGGGCTGTCCGATGCGCACCGAGATCTCGCAGCGCGTGGAGACAGCCGTGGCCGACGTCCCGGGCGTCGGCGCGATCCGCGTCGAACTCGACGTGATGGACGACGAGCAGCGAACCGAACTACGCAAGAAGCTCCGGGGGGACAAGGCCGAACCGGTCATCCCGTTCGCCCAACCCGGTTCGCTCACCCGCGTCTATGCGGTGGCGTCGGGCAAGGGCGGCGTCGGCAAGTCGAGTGTCACCGTCAACCTCGCGACAGCACTCGCCGAGCGCGGGCTCAGCGTCGGCGTCCTCGATGCCGACATCTACGGTCACTCGGTTCCCCGCATGCTCGGCAGCGACGCCAAGCCCACCCAGGTGGAGCGCATGATCATGCCGCCGATCAACCACGGGGTCCGCTTCATCTCCATCGGACAGTTCACCGACGGGAACACCCCGGTGACGTGGCGTGGCCCGATGCTCCATCGCGCTCTCCAGCAGTTCCTCGCGGATGTGTACTGGGGCGACCTCGACGTGTTGCTCCTCGACCTGCCGCCGGGCACCGGCGACGTCGCCATCTCCATCGCCCAGCTCATCCCGGGTGCGGAGATCCTGGTTGTGACGACCCCGCAGCAGGCCGCGGCCGAGGTCGCCGAGCGCGCCGGGGCCATCGCCCTGCAGACGCGCCAGAAGATCCTCGGTGTCGTGGAGAACATGTCGTGGCTGGAACTGCCCGACGGCAGCCGCATGGAACCGTTCGGGTCCGGCGGCGGTGAGCAGGTGGCACAACGCCTCACGCGTGCCGTGGGCGCTCAGGTCGACCTGCTCGGTCAGGTGCCGCTCGAGACCGCCCTGCGCGAAGGTGGCGATGCCGGGGTCCCGGTCGTGCTGTCGGCGCCGGAATCGGCCTCGGGGTCCGCACTGCGCGCGATCGCCGGCAAGCTGGCGGCGCGCAAGCGCGGTCTGGCCGGGATGAGTCTGGGACTCGACACCATCCGGAACGCCTGA
- the tatB gene encoding Sec-independent protein translocase protein TatB has translation MFSSIGWGEIAILVVAALVILGPERLPGAVSWTMQSLKKVREYATGASAQLKDELGPEFDDLRKPLADLNELRGMTPRSIVTKHLLDGDDSLFRLNESATTVNRNTTPAAPEIKPVSAPLSFEKQDSADRSDSATGNRAAPDRSPRTGSRPAAADWDAT, from the coding sequence ATGTTCAGCAGCATCGGATGGGGCGAGATCGCGATCCTGGTGGTCGCGGCGCTGGTCATCCTCGGCCCCGAACGCCTCCCCGGTGCCGTCTCGTGGACGATGCAGTCGCTCAAGAAGGTCCGCGAATATGCGACCGGTGCGAGCGCTCAGCTCAAGGACGAGCTCGGTCCCGAGTTCGACGATCTGCGCAAACCGCTGGCCGATCTGAACGAGCTCCGGGGTATGACGCCGCGTTCCATCGTCACGAAACATCTTCTCGACGGCGACGATTCGCTGTTCCGTCTGAACGAGAGCGCGACGACGGTCAATCGGAACACCACCCCGGCGGCGCCGGAGATCAAGCCCGTCTCGGCGCCGCTGTCGTTCGAGAAGCAGGATTCCGCCGACAGGTCCGACTCCGCGACGGGCAACCGCGCCGCTCCGGACCGCTCGCCGCGCACGGGGTCGCGTCCCGCCGCAGCGGACTGGGACGCGACCTAG